Proteins co-encoded in one uncultured Draconibacterium sp. genomic window:
- a CDS encoding OstA-like protein, with amino-acid sequence MSFYRINISAGLRTLTSLVLLFILLLASEKGNAQEKKRVEILQAESLEQSENIANAQRLINDVIIRHEGVLMYCDSAYTYEGTNRVDAFGNVHINQGDTLHLYARKVFYDGDRSFAQAINNVKLVNPEMTLYTDTLDYDMNLNVGYYDCFGKIVDSTNVLTSKVGKYFLDNNEAHFTDSVVGYSDKYTIDSEDLRYNTQTEVIYFKGPTTIRDSVNTLYAEDGWYNTQSGEADLNLHPMVYNDTQSIEAKQISYNKENGDGYAEGNVHIEDYENRTIIKGNKVVYNDEKETAVATDSAVFISYNETDSLFLHADTLKSIPDTIEGENLVMAYYGVRFFRNDVQGICDSLMYFTKDSLVQLHRNPVIWSEQHQLSAEYIEMIQHTNAPNEMHMMKNSFIISKQDTGRFDQIKGKDMTGYIVNGKLRNIDVDGNGQTLYYARDKEAVIGLNRAESSNIGIRFKDGQVHAIAFQKQPEGQLKPILNLEEGEKTLPGFEWKIELRPLSKNDIFERSEKKAEVTKQENSPTDQ; translated from the coding sequence ATGTCATTTTATCGTATTAATATAAGCGCCGGATTGCGCACTTTGACCTCGCTCGTCCTCCTCTTTATACTTCTACTGGCATCCGAAAAAGGTAATGCCCAGGAAAAGAAACGAGTGGAAATTCTACAGGCAGAATCATTAGAACAAAGTGAGAATATTGCTAACGCCCAGCGTTTGATTAACGACGTAATTATCCGGCACGAAGGAGTTTTAATGTATTGCGACAGCGCTTACACCTATGAAGGTACAAACCGTGTTGATGCTTTTGGCAATGTACATATTAACCAGGGAGACACCTTGCACTTGTATGCCAGAAAAGTTTTTTATGATGGCGACCGCAGTTTTGCACAAGCTATAAATAATGTAAAGCTGGTAAATCCTGAAATGACGCTGTATACCGATACGTTGGATTACGACATGAACCTGAATGTTGGCTATTACGACTGTTTTGGAAAGATTGTAGACAGCACCAACGTTCTCACTAGTAAAGTCGGTAAATATTTCCTCGACAATAATGAAGCGCATTTTACCGACAGTGTGGTAGGTTACTCCGACAAATATACCATCGACAGCGAAGACCTGCGTTACAACACGCAAACCGAGGTCATCTATTTTAAAGGGCCAACAACTATTCGCGACTCGGTTAATACACTGTACGCTGAAGATGGTTGGTACAATACTCAAAGTGGTGAGGCGGATCTAAATCTGCATCCAATGGTTTATAACGATACACAATCGATTGAAGCCAAACAAATTAGCTACAATAAAGAGAATGGAGATGGTTACGCCGAAGGGAATGTGCATATTGAGGACTACGAAAACCGAACGATAATTAAAGGGAACAAAGTAGTTTACAATGATGAAAAAGAAACGGCCGTTGCTACCGACTCGGCTGTCTTTATTTCTTACAATGAAACCGACAGCCTCTTTCTGCATGCCGATACCTTAAAAAGCATTCCCGACACAATTGAGGGAGAAAACCTGGTGATGGCATATTACGGCGTGCGCTTTTTCCGCAATGATGTGCAGGGTATTTGCGACTCGCTCATGTATTTTACCAAAGACTCGCTGGTACAACTTCACCGAAATCCTGTGATTTGGAGCGAACAACACCAGCTTAGTGCCGAATACATCGAAATGATTCAACATACCAACGCGCCGAATGAAATGCACATGATGAAAAATAGTTTTATCATTTCGAAACAGGACACAGGACGGTTCGATCAAATTAAAGGGAAGGACATGACCGGCTACATCGTTAATGGCAAACTTCGCAATATCGATGTTGACGGCAACGGACAAACCTTGTATTATGCCCGCGACAAGGAGGCTGTTATTGGTCTGAACAGAGCTGAAAGCAGTAATATAGGAATTCGCTTTAAAGACGGACAGGTTCATGCAATTGCATTTCAGAAACAACCCGAGGGGCAACTAAAACCTATTTTAAATCTGGAAGAGGGAGAAAAAACACTGCCCGGATTCGAATGGAAAATAGAACTCCGACCACTTTCGAAAAATGACATTTTTGAGCGATCGGAAAAGAAAGCAGAAGTAACAAAGCAAGAGAATAGCCCAACTGATCAGTAA
- the leuC gene encoding 3-isopropylmalate dehydratase large subunit has translation MTAKTLFDKIWDAHVVKQVEGGPNVLYIDRHFIHEVTSPVAFLGLKNRGLKVYRPDQTTATPDHNVPTINQHMSIKDELSRNQVDMLKKNCDENGIVYHGLGTEGHGVVHIIGPEMGLTQPGMTIVCGDSHTSTHGAFGAIAFGIGTSEVEMVLASQCIMQPKPKKMRITVNGTLDKGVTAKDIALYIISKISTSGGTGHFIEYAGSAITSLTMEGRMTLCNLSIESGARGGMIAPDETTFNYVKGRQFAPKGEDWDIAMEKWAELKSDEDAVFDTEYTFDAADIEPMITYGTNPGMGIGVSQTIPTSEGLSGTDKTTYQKSLQYMGYNEGDAMKGKPVDFVFLGSCTNGRIEDFREFAAFVKGKKKADNVTAWLVPGSKQVQNQIEAEGLVPILEEAGFELRQPGCSACLAMNDDKIPMGKYSVSTSNRNFEGRQGPGARTLLASPLTAAAAAVSGVIADPRDLM, from the coding sequence ATGACAGCAAAAACATTATTTGATAAGATTTGGGATGCACATGTAGTGAAACAGGTAGAAGGCGGCCCAAATGTATTGTATATCGACCGTCACTTTATTCACGAAGTAACGAGTCCGGTGGCCTTCTTAGGATTGAAAAACCGCGGATTGAAAGTTTATCGTCCGGATCAAACTACAGCTACTCCCGACCATAACGTTCCTACTATCAACCAGCACATGTCGATCAAAGACGAACTTTCGCGCAACCAGGTTGACATGCTGAAAAAGAACTGCGATGAGAACGGTATTGTTTATCACGGTTTAGGAACTGAAGGTCACGGTGTGGTACACATTATTGGCCCTGAAATGGGATTAACCCAGCCGGGAATGACCATTGTTTGTGGCGACAGCCACACATCTACTCACGGAGCTTTTGGTGCCATTGCTTTTGGTATTGGTACCAGCGAGGTGGAAATGGTTTTGGCCAGCCAGTGCATTATGCAGCCTAAACCAAAGAAAATGCGCATCACCGTTAACGGAACTTTAGACAAAGGTGTAACGGCAAAAGATATCGCACTTTACATTATTTCTAAAATATCGACCAGTGGTGGTACCGGTCACTTTATCGAGTATGCAGGTTCGGCAATTACCAGCCTGACAATGGAAGGCCGTATGACACTTTGTAACCTGAGTATTGAAAGTGGTGCCCGTGGCGGTATGATTGCTCCGGATGAAACAACTTTCAATTATGTAAAAGGCCGTCAGTTTGCACCAAAAGGTGAAGACTGGGACATAGCCATGGAAAAATGGGCGGAATTAAAATCAGACGAAGATGCCGTTTTTGATACGGAATACACTTTTGATGCTGCTGACATTGAGCCGATGATTACTTACGGAACAAACCCTGGAATGGGAATTGGTGTTTCGCAAACGATTCCAACTTCAGAAGGATTGTCGGGAACCGATAAAACAACGTATCAGAAATCGTTGCAATACATGGGATACAACGAAGGCGATGCCATGAAAGGCAAACCGGTTGATTTTGTATTCCTGGGAAGCTGTACTAACGGTCGTATTGAGGATTTCCGCGAATTTGCCGCTTTTGTTAAAGGCAAGAAAAAAGCCGATAACGTTACGGCGTGGTTGGTCCCAGGATCAAAACAGGTACAGAACCAAATTGAAGCCGAAGGACTTGTTCCGATTTTGGAAGAAGCAGGTTTTGAGTTGCGTCAGCCGGGATGTTCTGCATGTCTGGCAATGAACGACGATAAAATACCAATGGGGAAATATTCTGTTTCAACGTCGAACAGAAACTTTGAAGGTCGCCAGGGACCGGGTGCTCGCACTTTGCTTGCAAGCCCACTTACAGCTGCAGCAGCCGCAGTATCTGGTGTAATTGCAGATCCTAGAGACTTGATGTAG
- the guaB gene encoding IMP dehydrogenase: MSFLEDKIQFEGLTFDDVLLIPSYSELLPREVDLSSRFTRNIVINTPILSAAMDTVTESKMAIAIAREGGIGVIHKNMGIEEQAHQVTTVKRAENGMIYDPITITPEKKVKDALDFMAKYKIGGIPVVDGHGHLVGIVTNRDLRFELNMRRPISEVMTTENLVSTTESTDLHKAAEILQRHKIEKLPVVDKENKLIGLVTYKDITKAKDKPLACKDEKGRLRVAAGVGIAGDTMDRVDELVRAQVDALVIDTAHGHTKGVIEMLKRVKAKYPEKDVVAGNIATAEAAKLLVSAGADAVKVGIGPGSICTTRVIAGVGVPQLSAIYNVSKAIKDSGVPVIGDGGIRYSGDIVKGLAAGADSMMAGGLFAGVEESPGETILYQGRKFKAYRGMGSVEAMQKGSKDRYFQDMEEDIKKLVPEGIAARVPFKGSLYEVLYQLLGGLRAGMGYCGAKNIKVLQEAKFTRISNAGVQESHPHDVSITREAPNYSSRQ; this comes from the coding sequence TTGTAATAAATACGCCAATTTTATCGGCAGCAATGGATACGGTTACCGAGAGTAAAATGGCGATTGCCATTGCGCGCGAAGGCGGTATTGGTGTAATTCACAAAAATATGGGAATTGAGGAACAGGCTCACCAGGTAACAACTGTAAAACGTGCCGAAAATGGGATGATCTATGATCCGATTACCATTACTCCTGAGAAAAAAGTGAAAGATGCGCTGGATTTTATGGCAAAGTATAAAATCGGTGGTATTCCTGTTGTTGACGGACACGGTCACCTGGTAGGTATTGTAACCAACCGCGACCTCCGTTTTGAATTGAACATGCGCCGCCCGATCTCGGAAGTAATGACCACCGAAAACCTGGTTTCTACCACTGAATCAACTGATTTGCATAAAGCAGCAGAAATACTTCAGCGACATAAAATTGAAAAACTGCCGGTTGTTGATAAGGAAAATAAATTGATCGGGCTGGTTACCTATAAAGATATTACCAAAGCAAAAGATAAGCCACTGGCCTGTAAAGATGAAAAAGGCCGTTTACGCGTTGCTGCCGGTGTTGGTATTGCCGGCGATACAATGGACCGTGTAGACGAGTTGGTTAGAGCACAGGTTGATGCGCTGGTTATCGATACTGCACACGGACATACTAAAGGTGTGATAGAAATGCTGAAACGCGTAAAAGCAAAATACCCTGAAAAAGATGTTGTGGCCGGAAACATTGCCACTGCCGAGGCAGCAAAATTACTGGTTAGTGCCGGTGCCGATGCGGTAAAAGTTGGAATTGGTCCGGGATCGATTTGTACCACCCGAGTTATTGCCGGTGTTGGTGTACCTCAGCTTTCTGCCATTTACAATGTTTCAAAAGCCATTAAAGATTCTGGAGTGCCGGTAATTGGTGATGGCGGTATTCGTTATTCAGGTGATATTGTTAAAGGATTGGCTGCAGGTGCCGACTCGATGATGGCAGGTGGACTGTTTGCAGGTGTTGAGGAATCTCCGGGCGAAACCATCCTTTACCAGGGACGAAAATTTAAAGCATATCGTGGAATGGGATCGGTTGAAGCCATGCAAAAAGGTTCGAAAGACCGCTATTTCCAAGATATGGAAGAAGATATTAAAAAGTTGGTTCCGGAAGGAATTGCTGCACGTGTTCCTTTCAAAGGGTCGTTGTACGAAGTGCTTTACCAGTTGCTTGGTGGCTTGCGTGCAGGAATGGGATATTGCGGAGCTAAAAATATTAAAGTATTGCAAGAAGCTAAATTTACTCGCATTTCAAATGCCGGTGTTCAGGAAAGTCATCCGCACGATGTAAGCATTACCCGTGAAGCACCGAACTACAGCAGCCGCCAATAA
- a CDS encoding peptidylprolyl isomerase produces MKRKQISENMMTRIFVTMMLMLAVLTGANAQDKVIDQIVAVVGGNIILKSDIENMHINNQAQGLTSEGDMKCEILEDFLINKLLVAEAELDTLITVTPSQVNQQMDGQLQMYLQHFGTESAVEAYFNKPIASIKADMQEAIREQLLSQQMRSKIVENVTVTPSEVRYNYRNLSKDEIPTIPAQYEYAQITVQPQIDLEEENRVKAKLREIKKRIENGSSFAAMAVIYSEGPSAKDGGVIGYSGRAQLDPAYASAAFNLKGDKVSNVVKSAFGYHIIQLVDKQGGKVNTRHILMKPKVSVEAKEEAYERLDSLANLIRKDEIAFDQAAQMFSYDKNTRNNGGIAINMNTMSSKFSIEEVDADVSKIITQMNINEISEPFETIDMENQQEVYKIIKLLKKTDAHKANLQDDYQTLAEMYLAKKKEQVLQEWIADRQSQTYIRIDRTYANCNFQFDNWIK; encoded by the coding sequence ATGAAACGAAAACAAATTAGCGAAAATATGATGACTAGAATTTTTGTAACAATGATGCTAATGCTTGCGGTACTTACCGGGGCAAACGCTCAGGATAAAGTTATCGACCAGATTGTAGCCGTGGTTGGTGGTAACATTATTTTGAAATCCGACATCGAAAATATGCACATCAATAATCAGGCACAGGGACTTACCTCTGAAGGCGATATGAAGTGCGAGATACTGGAAGATTTTTTGATTAACAAACTACTGGTTGCCGAGGCAGAACTGGATACATTAATTACAGTAACACCGAGCCAGGTTAATCAGCAAATGGACGGACAGTTGCAAATGTACCTGCAACATTTTGGCACTGAAAGTGCCGTTGAAGCCTATTTCAACAAGCCAATTGCCAGCATTAAAGCTGATATGCAGGAAGCTATTCGCGAACAATTATTAAGTCAGCAAATGCGCTCAAAAATTGTTGAGAATGTAACAGTTACTCCATCAGAGGTGCGTTACAACTACCGCAACCTGAGTAAAGATGAAATTCCAACTATTCCGGCGCAATACGAGTATGCACAAATAACTGTTCAGCCACAGATTGACCTGGAGGAAGAAAACCGAGTAAAGGCCAAATTGCGCGAGATTAAAAAACGTATTGAAAACGGTTCGAGCTTTGCCGCCATGGCTGTGATTTATTCTGAGGGACCATCGGCAAAAGACGGTGGTGTTATTGGATACTCGGGACGAGCACAACTTGATCCGGCTTATGCATCTGCAGCTTTCAACCTGAAAGGCGACAAAGTTTCGAACGTGGTAAAAAGTGCTTTCGGATATCACATTATTCAGCTTGTTGACAAACAAGGAGGTAAAGTAAACACGCGTCATATTTTGATGAAACCTAAAGTTTCGGTAGAAGCAAAAGAGGAAGCCTACGAACGATTGGACAGCCTTGCCAACCTGATTCGCAAAGATGAAATTGCATTCGATCAGGCTGCGCAAATGTTTTCGTACGATAAAAATACCAGAAACAATGGCGGTATTGCGATTAACATGAACACCATGTCGTCGAAATTTTCGATTGAAGAAGTTGATGCCGACGTAAGTAAAATAATTACTCAAATGAACATCAATGAGATTTCAGAGCCTTTTGAAACCATTGACATGGAAAACCAGCAGGAGGTGTATAAAATTATCAAGCTGCTAAAGAAAACAGACGCACACAAGGCTAACCTGCAGGACGACTACCAGACACTTGCAGAAATGTACCTGGCCAAAAAGAAAGAACAGGTGCTGCAGGAATGGATAGCTGATCGCCAGTCGCAAACCTATATTCGCATCGACAGAACTTACGCCAATTGCAACTTTCAATTTGACAACTGGATTAAATAA
- a CDS encoding peptidylprolyl isomerase, translating to MNRIFFSLVLFLVFTLGAFAQQSDIILKVGHQEISKDEFEHIYRKNNNNLYSDTDKKSPAEYLELFINFKLKVVEAEALKMDTSQSFINELAGYRKEVAAPYLTDIDFNEQQVQELYRRMTLEVDASHILLRIEPNTSPQKKKEVLDKISAIKDEIMAGKPFDDAAMEYSEDPSAQTNKGRLGYFSAFTMVAPFEDAAFNTPVGEVSDPIKTDFGYHLIKVHDVRQNKGEIQVAHIMKNIPSEAPAEEKIKAKAAIDSIYQLLLDGADFAELAKKESQDRRSAVRGGEMPWFSAGRIVSEFSGPAFALKNNGDISKPVETPFGYHIIKRLNARPVPPFEEARASIESQIKKDATRLASGKKVFIEKLKKEYNFAENKAAIEELAKLSISDDAVLPEDTLFTIDNKNFGAKELSAFISQQKISSGSYLAVYDTWVIYEITRLEDSKLEDKYPEFRYLMNEYHDGILLFNISQEKIWNFAAQDTAGLEKFYEKDKDKHLWGERFKGHIITCKNVSVREEAENLFGAGMNADEVLAHINGNDEELISIESGAWEEAQNPIVDYYVWNGKDPEDFDSSTTFIRGDKIEPEPKTLDEARGLFISDYQDYLEKQWLKELRSKHKVKVNKKLLKTIESV from the coding sequence ATGAACAGGATTTTTTTTTCGCTGGTTCTTTTTCTTGTATTTACGCTGGGGGCTTTTGCTCAGCAGTCGGACATTATTTTAAAAGTTGGTCATCAGGAAATAAGCAAGGATGAGTTTGAACACATATACCGGAAGAACAACAATAACTTATATTCTGATACAGATAAAAAATCGCCGGCAGAATACCTCGAACTGTTTATCAATTTTAAACTAAAAGTTGTTGAGGCTGAAGCCTTAAAAATGGATACCAGCCAATCATTTATTAATGAACTGGCGGGTTACAGAAAAGAGGTAGCAGCTCCTTATCTTACCGATATTGATTTTAACGAACAACAGGTACAAGAACTCTATCGCCGAATGACGCTTGAAGTTGATGCCAGTCATATTTTACTTCGCATTGAACCCAATACTTCGCCACAAAAGAAAAAAGAAGTACTGGATAAAATTTCTGCAATTAAGGATGAGATAATGGCCGGCAAACCGTTTGACGACGCAGCCATGGAGTATTCAGAAGATCCATCGGCGCAAACCAACAAAGGACGACTTGGCTATTTTTCGGCATTTACCATGGTTGCTCCTTTTGAAGATGCAGCGTTTAATACACCCGTTGGAGAAGTTTCGGATCCGATAAAAACGGACTTTGGCTATCACCTGATAAAAGTACACGATGTTCGTCAGAACAAAGGTGAAATACAGGTGGCCCACATCATGAAAAATATTCCGAGCGAAGCACCTGCCGAAGAAAAAATAAAAGCCAAAGCGGCCATCGATTCCATTTACCAGTTATTGCTTGATGGGGCCGATTTTGCAGAACTGGCAAAAAAAGAATCTCAGGATCGTCGTTCTGCAGTTCGTGGTGGCGAAATGCCATGGTTTTCGGCCGGAAGAATTGTGTCTGAATTTTCAGGCCCGGCCTTTGCATTAAAAAATAACGGCGACATTTCGAAACCGGTGGAAACGCCATTTGGTTATCACATTATCAAAAGGCTGAATGCCAGACCGGTTCCACCTTTCGAAGAAGCACGCGCTTCAATTGAAAGTCAAATTAAAAAGGATGCCACTCGTTTGGCTTCGGGGAAAAAAGTCTTTATTGAAAAGCTTAAAAAAGAATACAATTTCGCTGAAAACAAAGCAGCTATAGAAGAATTGGCAAAATTAAGTATTTCGGATGACGCTGTTTTGCCAGAGGACACTTTATTCACCATCGACAATAAAAACTTTGGAGCAAAGGAATTATCAGCATTCATTTCCCAACAAAAGATATCAAGCGGATCGTACTTAGCGGTATATGATACCTGGGTGATATATGAAATTACCAGGCTTGAAGATTCGAAACTGGAAGATAAATATCCGGAGTTCCGCTACCTGATGAACGAGTACCACGACGGGATTCTGCTCTTCAATATTTCGCAGGAAAAAATCTGGAACTTTGCTGCACAGGATACCGCCGGACTTGAAAAATTCTACGAAAAAGATAAAGACAAACACTTGTGGGGCGAACGTTTCAAAGGGCATATAATTACCTGCAAAAATGTTTCGGTTCGCGAAGAAGCTGAAAATCTTTTTGGCGCAGGTATGAATGCCGATGAAGTACTGGCACACATCAACGGAAATGACGAAGAGTTAATTTCAATAGAATCCGGAGCATGGGAAGAAGCGCAAAACCCAATAGTTGATTATTACGTTTGGAACGGCAAAGATCCGGAAGATTTTGATAGTTCGACCACTTTTATACGTGGCGACAAAATTGAGCCGGAGCCAAAAACATTGGATGAAGCAAGAGGATTGTTTATTTCGGATTACCAGGATTACCTTGAAAAACAATGGCTTAAAGAATTACGATCGAAACACAAGGTAAAAGTGAATAAAAAACTGCTAAAAACCATCGAGAGTGTTTAA
- the leuD gene encoding 3-isopropylmalate dehydratase small subunit — MAYDKFSKINSPAVPLPYENVDTDQIIPARFLKAVERKGFGDNLFRDWRYENDGSPKADFPLNNDKYSGKILVGGKNFGSGSSREHAAWALYDYGFRVVVSSFFADIFKGNALNNGLLPVVVSPEFLEKIFAQIEKDADSTFEVDLPNQKFTITATGESSDFEINPYKKHCLQNGLDDIDYLVEMKEQIAEFEAN; from the coding sequence ATGGCATACGATAAATTTTCAAAAATAAATTCACCGGCAGTACCTCTGCCCTACGAAAATGTAGATACCGACCAGATTATTCCTGCCCGCTTTTTGAAAGCGGTGGAACGTAAAGGATTTGGCGATAACCTTTTCCGCGACTGGCGGTATGAAAACGATGGAAGTCCGAAAGCTGATTTCCCGTTAAACAACGATAAATATTCAGGTAAAATCCTGGTAGGCGGTAAGAACTTTGGTAGCGGATCGAGCCGTGAGCACGCCGCATGGGCCCTCTACGATTATGGTTTCCGTGTGGTAGTTTCAAGCTTTTTCGCCGATATTTTTAAAGGAAACGCCTTGAACAACGGACTATTACCGGTTGTTGTTTCACCAGAGTTCCTTGAGAAAATCTTTGCTCAGATTGAAAAAGATGCAGATTCAACTTTCGAAGTCGATCTTCCAAATCAGAAATTCACTATAACAGCTACAGGTGAATCGTCTGATTTCGAGATCAATCCGTACAAAAAACATTGTTTGCAAAACGGATTGGATGATATCGACTACCTGGTTGAAATGAAGGAGCAGATTGCAGAATTTGAGGCTAATTAG
- a CDS encoding 2-isopropylmalate synthase, giving the protein MSDRLYIFDTTLRDGEQVPGCQLNTVEKIEVAKALQELGVDVIEAGFPISSPGDFESVVEISKAVTWPTITALTRAVQKDIDVAAESLKYAKKGRIHTGIGTSDFHIYHKLNSNPDAIIERGVEAVKYAKKYVEDVEFYAEDAGRTGNEYLARVIEAVIKAGATVVNIPDTTGYTLPHEFGAKIKYLMDNVPNIHKAIISTHCHNDLGMATANTVSGILNGARQAEVTINGIGERAGNTSLEEVVMTLKTHYKALGIETGVNTKKIYGTSRLVSTLMNMPVQPNKAVVGRNAFAHSSGIHQDGVLKNRENYEIMDPTDVGINESAILLTARSGRAALKHRLELLGFELDKEKLDEVYEEFLKLADKKKDIRDDDIALLVGDATRKEHRIKLDYLQVVTGKSLKPMATVRLNISGEKFDATSDGNGPVDAAIKAVKKIIHRQVVIEEFLVQAITRGSDDIGKVHMQVEYEDAIYHGFGAHTDIITASVEAFLDAINKLPAAL; this is encoded by the coding sequence ATGAGCGACAGACTTTACATTTTCGACACAACTTTGAGGGACGGAGAACAGGTCCCCGGTTGTCAGTTGAACACAGTAGAAAAGATTGAAGTTGCCAAAGCATTGCAGGAATTGGGAGTTGATGTAATTGAAGCAGGATTCCCCATTTCGAGCCCCGGCGATTTTGAATCGGTAGTAGAGATTTCGAAAGCGGTTACATGGCCAACAATTACAGCCTTAACCCGCGCAGTACAAAAAGATATTGATGTTGCAGCCGAATCACTCAAGTACGCCAAAAAAGGTCGTATTCACACTGGTATCGGAACATCAGATTTTCATATTTACCACAAACTCAACTCAAACCCTGATGCGATTATCGAACGTGGTGTTGAGGCGGTTAAATACGCAAAAAAATACGTTGAAGATGTAGAGTTTTATGCTGAAGATGCAGGGCGTACCGGAAACGAGTACCTGGCCCGCGTTATTGAGGCAGTAATTAAAGCCGGTGCTACTGTTGTAAATATACCGGATACCACCGGTTACACATTGCCACACGAATTTGGTGCAAAAATCAAATACCTGATGGACAACGTGCCAAACATCCACAAAGCGATTATCTCAACGCACTGTCATAACGATTTGGGAATGGCAACAGCCAACACTGTTTCGGGAATCCTGAATGGTGCCCGCCAGGCAGAGGTTACCATTAACGGAATTGGCGAACGCGCCGGAAACACCTCGTTGGAAGAGGTGGTAATGACATTAAAAACACATTACAAAGCACTGGGAATTGAAACAGGTGTAAATACCAAGAAAATTTACGGTACAAGCCGATTGGTTTCTACTTTGATGAACATGCCGGTGCAGCCTAACAAAGCTGTTGTTGGACGTAACGCATTTGCCCACTCGTCGGGTATTCACCAGGATGGTGTATTGAAAAACCGCGAGAACTACGAGATTATGGATCCAACAGACGTGGGCATCAACGAATCGGCAATTTTATTGACTGCACGAAGTGGTCGCGCAGCGTTGAAACACCGTTTGGAGTTGTTAGGATTCGAGTTGGATAAAGAAAAACTTGACGAGGTTTACGAAGAGTTCCTGAAACTGGCCGACAAGAAAAAAGATATTCGTGATGACGATATCGCGTTGTTGGTTGGCGATGCAACACGTAAAGAACACCGCATTAAATTGGATTACCTGCAAGTTGTTACCGGAAAGAGCCTGAAACCAATGGCAACTGTACGCCTGAACATTTCAGGTGAGAAATTCGATGCCACTTCTGATGGTAACGGTCCGGTTGATGCAGCAATTAAAGCGGTTAAAAAAATTATTCACCGTCAGGTAGTTATCGAGGAATTCCTGGTACAAGCAATTACCCGCGGTAGCGATGACATTGGTAAAGTACACATGCAGGTGGAATACGAAGATGCGATCTACCATGGTTTTGGTGCTCACACCGACATTATTACGGCTTCGGTTGAGGCCTTTTTAGATGCCATTAACAAACTGCCGGCAGCATTGTAA
- a CDS encoding AAA family ATPase encodes MNFKNDVEALDALQAKYEDLKKEITTVIYGQDEIVTQVLISLFSRGHVLLIGVPGLAKTLLVTTIAKILGLKYNRIQFTPDLMPSDIIGTEILDNERNFKFIQGPLFANIILADEINRTPPKTQSALLEAMQERAITAAGQHFELDRPFFVLATQNPIEQEGTYPLPEAQLDRFMFSVWLDYPKLEDEITIVKNTTSIQNAELKPVISGKEILYYQDLIRKIPVNDNVLRYAVTLAAKTRPENENSAEIANDYLKWGAGPRASQYLVLGAKTHAALHGKYSPDIEDVKAVAPSILRHRIIKNYKAEAENISIDEIIDKLL; translated from the coding sequence ATGAATTTTAAAAACGACGTTGAAGCCTTAGATGCTCTTCAGGCAAAATACGAGGACCTGAAGAAAGAGATAACAACAGTAATTTATGGACAAGATGAGATTGTAACCCAGGTTTTAATTTCATTGTTTAGCCGCGGACACGTTTTACTAATTGGTGTTCCGGGACTTGCAAAAACATTATTGGTAACAACTATTGCCAAAATTCTGGGATTAAAATACAACCGCATCCAATTTACTCCCGATCTGATGCCATCGGATATTATCGGCACGGAAATTCTCGACAATGAGCGTAACTTCAAATTCATACAGGGACCACTGTTTGCCAACATTATCCTGGCCGACGAAATAAACCGTACACCGCCAAAAACACAGTCGGCGTTATTGGAAGCCATGCAGGAACGTGCAATAACTGCAGCCGGTCAGCATTTTGAGTTAGACAGACCGTTTTTTGTTTTGGCAACACAAAACCCAATTGAGCAGGAAGGAACTTATCCCCTGCCCGAGGCGCAACTCGACCGTTTTATGTTTTCGGTATGGCTTGATTATCCAAAACTTGAAGACGAAATTACGATTGTAAAAAATACGACCAGCATACAAAATGCCGAGTTGAAACCGGTTATTTCAGGAAAAGAAATTCTCTATTACCAGGATTTAATTCGTAAAATTCCGGTAAATGATAATGTATTGCGTTATGCAGTTACACTTGCAGCAAAGACACGTCCGGAGAATGAGAATTCGGCAGAGATAGCTAACGACTACCTGAAATGGGGTGCCGGACCGCGTGCATCTCAATACCTGGTTTTGGGTGCAAAAACGCATGCTGCATTGCATGGAAAGTATTCGCCCGACATTGAGGACGTAAAAGCTGTTGCCCCATCAATATTAAGGCACCGTATTATAAAAAATTACAAAGCCGAAGCTGAAAATATTTCAATCGACGAAATCATCGACAAACTGCTTTAA